One Echeneis naucrates chromosome 1, fEcheNa1.1, whole genome shotgun sequence DNA segment encodes these proteins:
- the ears2 gene encoding nondiscriminating glutamyl-tRNA synthetase EARS2, mitochondrial — protein sequence MAPWLRSCLRCYRSGVRLLLRPDAACRRGCSSVQGEVRVRFAPSPTGFLHLGGLRTALYNYIFAKRYGGAFILRLEDTDQSRLVPGAAESIEDMLEWAGVPPDESPRRGGPAGPYLQSQRLDLYSQTAQQLVETGHAYYCFCSPQRLELLKKEALRSGQTPRYDNRCRHLRADQVQGKLAQGVAHVIRFRLEAGVEPFEDLVFGWNRHEVAEVEGDPVVIKADGFPTYHLANIVDDHHMKISHVLRGSEWLISTSKHLLMYRALGWTPPTFGHLPLLTNKDGSKLSKRQGDIFIQSFQRDGILPEALLDITTNCGSGFTTNRIGRTIDELISEFNPSKITTHSALLELEKLPEFNRIHLEKRIEKEEHCKLLIQHLREKIQQVYTAELQHEEVLQEDYIKRVLHLRKGHISSLKELVGPGYAFLWVRPSFSSQQVAVLTTEAQLIASLVLKLIEAYGEELTVDRLSKDLKIMAKQTKATKYSDVMKLLRLTLSGLQQGPSVAEMMVSLGPAEAINRFQKLLLLSETS from the exons ATGGCGCCGTGGCTGCGGTCATGTCTGCGGTGTTACCGGAGCGGAGTCCGTCTGCTCCTCCGGCCGGACGCCGCCTGTCGAAGGGGCTGCTCCTCGGTTCAGGGGGAGGTGAGGGTCCGGTTTGCCCCCAGTCCGACAG GCTTCTTGCACCTCGGCGGCCTCCGAACAGCTCTCTACAATTACATCTTCGCAAAGAGATACGGAGGAGCGTTCATCCTGCGACTTGAGGACACTGATCAGAGCAGACTGGTGCCGGGAGCAGCAGAGTCCATAGAGGACATGCTGGAGTGGGCTG GTGTACCTCCGGATGAGAGTCCCCGTCGAGGTGGTCCAGCAGGTCCATATCTTCAGTCTCAGAGATTAGACCTGTACAGTCAGACAGCCCAGCAGCTTGTTGAGACTGGTCACGCCTACTACTGTTTCTGCAGCCCGCAGAGACTGGAACTGCTGAAAAAAGAGGCTTTGAGGAGCGGACAGACCCCCAG GTATGACAACAGATGCCGTCACCTTCGGGCAGACCAGGTCCAGGGGAAGCTGGCTCAAGGAGTGGCACATGTAATCAGGTTTCGTCTCGAAGCAGGCGTTGAACCTTTTGAGGATCTGGTCTTTGGGTGGAATCGTCATGAGGTGGCCGAG GTGGAGGGGGATCCAGTGGTAATCAAAGCAGATGGGTTTCCCACCTATCACCTCGCTAACATAGTCgatgatcatcacatgaagatcAGCCACGTGCTGCGGGGCTCTGAGTGGCTGATCTCCACCTCCAAACATCTCCTCATGTACCGAGCTCTTGGATGGACACCACCCACCTTTGGACATCTGCCGCTCCTGACGAACAAAGACGgcagcaagctgtccaagagGCAAGGGGATATATTCATCCAGAGCTTCCAAAGAGACGGGATCCTGCCAGAGGCTCTGCTGGATATCACCACCAACTGTGGATCCGGATTCACCA CCAATCGTATTGGAAGGACGATAGATGAGCTGATTTCTGAGTTTAATCCTTCAAAGATCACAACTCACTCTGCTCTGTTAGAGCTGGAGAAACTACCAGAGTTCAACAG AATCCACCTGGAGAAGCGCATTGAGAAGGAGGAGCACTGCAAGCTGCTGATACAACACCTACGGGAAAAAATCCAGCAGGTCTACACAGCAGAGCTCCAGCATGAGGAAGTCCTACAGGAGGATTATATCAAACGGGTGCTGCATCTTCGTAAG GGTCACATATCCTCCCTGAAGGAGCTTGTGGGTCCTGGTTATGCTTTCCTGTGGGTGCGTCCTTCCTTCTCcagccagcaggtggcagtaCTCACCACAGAGGCCCAGCTCATTGCTTCCTTAGTGTTGAA ATTAATAGAAGCGTACGGCGAGGAGCTGACGGTGGATCGGCTCAGCAAAGATCTGAAGATTATGGCAAAACAGACTAAAGCCACAAAGTACAGTGACGTGATGAAGCTCCTACGTCTGACTCTCAGTGGCCTGCAG CAAGGTCCCAGCGTAGCGGAGATGATGGTGTCTTTAGGGCCTGCAGAGGCCATCAATCGATTCCAGAAGCTTCTGCTGCTTTCAGAGACGAGTTAA
- the LOC115040112 gene encoding ADP-ribosylation factor-binding protein GGA3-like, with protein MAAGDSSATLESCLNQATNPNNQEDRWDCIQGFYQLVNQETDGPQVAVRLLAHKIQSPQEKEALQALTVLEACMNNCGEKFHREAAKFRFLNELIKLLTPKYFGAWTPQTVKDRVTEVLYGWTLWLKDEPKILEAYKMLKKQGIVKKDPKLPDTIIMAPPPQRNTDSVFDQEDKAQLLARLLKSTRPEDLQTANRLIKSTIQEEQEKAEKMLKRESTLKEAESSTKQLRELLKQHSVTGKSATPSDDVKAVYEHCDRLRPSLFRLASETMEDDAALAQILEINDELTLAVNAYKNQVGSRECNGGTEGSKHEERVLDRNSAPTSPREIKSYHLIDLSVLDSPKSRKKADSPPSFQSSFSPFLPSNLFKPAADQDHTESESDNEALKNSKSYYEDLIQLNEGIQMRNGDQSGGTGLLLRARGCGRSSTTSNGTNVWSLPENQQFPEVETRNMNQKNPKGLSGENMCPPQLLKNIFVPMETIKSSQLEPITLYDQGGVHVSLHFAKDSPPGHPDVAVVVISTVNTSALDVKDLVLQAAVPKTMLVKLQPASGTHLPPYNPLLPPPATSQVLLLANPQKRKVRLRYKLTLTHGDQQLNETGEIENFPDWTSLIGH; from the exons ATGGCGGCCGGTGACAGCTCGGCGACCTTAGAGTCATGTCTGA ACCAAGCGACAAACCCAAATAATCAGGAGGACAGGTGGGACTGCATCCAAGGCTTCTACCAGCTCGTCAACCAGGAGACTGATGG GCCACAGGTAGCCGTGCGTCTTCTTGCTCATAAAATCCAGTCGCCACAGGAGAAAGAGGCCTTGCAGGCTCTCACT GTCCTTGAGGCGTGTATGAACAACTGTGGAGAGAAGTTTCACAGGGAAGCCGCCAAGTTTCGCTTTCTCAATGAGCTCATCAAACTCTTAACACCAAAG TACTTCGGGGCATGGACTCCTCAGACAGTTAAAGACAGAGTGACGGAGGTGCTCTATGGCTGGACGCTCTGGCTTAAAGACGAACCCAAGATTCTTGAAGCCTATAAGATGCTGAAGAAACAAG GTATTGTGAAAAAAGATCCGAAGTTACCAGACACAATTATAATGGCTCCtccaccacaaagaaacacagactcTGTTTTTGACCAGGAGGACAAGGCCCAG CTTTTGGCCAGATTATTGAAAAGTACTCGTCCTGAAGACTTGCAAACTGCAAACAGGCTCATTAAAAGCACCATTCAAGAG gaGCAGGAGAAGGCAGAGAAAATGCTGAAGCGTGAATCTACTCTGAAGGAGGCGGAGAGCAGCACCAAGCAGCTCAGAGAGCTTTTGAAGCAGCACTCCGTCACCGGGAAGTCGGCAACGCCCAGTGATGATGTGAAG GCCGTGTACGAGCACTGCGACCGGCTGAGGCCCAGCTTGTTCCGTCTGGCCAGTGAAACGATGGAAGATGACGCTGCTCTGGCTCAGATCCTGGAGATCAATGATGAGCTAACACTTGCTGTGAACGCCTACAAGAACCAGGTGGGGAGCAGAGAATGCAACGGTGGAACAGAAGGAAGTAAACATGAGGAGAGAGTGTTGGATAGAAACAGTG CTCCCACAAGTCCCAGAGAGATCAAAAGCTACCACCTCATCGACCTGTCAGTGCTGGACTCTCCAAAGTCTCGCAAAAAAGCTGATTCGCCACCGTCTTTCCagtcctccttctcccccttcctcccctcgAATCTTTTCAAGCCAGCAGCTGACCAAGATCACACTGAATCAG AGTCAGATAATGAGGCCTTAAAGAATTCAAAGTCGTACTATGAGGACCTGATTCAG CTTAATGAGGGCATTCAGATGAGAAATGGTGATCAGAGTGGAGGGACAGGCCTCTTGCTGAGAGCTCGTGGATGTGGGAGGAGCAGTACCACATCAAACGGGACAAATGTTTG GTCACTTCCTGAAAATCAACAGTTCCCTGAAGTTGAAACACGGAACATGAACCAGAAAAATCCAAAAGGCCTGTCCGGGGAGAACATGTGTCCTCCGCAGTTACTGAAAAACATCTTTGTTCCCATGGAGACCATCAAATCCA GTCAGCTGGAGCCCATCACCTTGTACGATCAGGGCGGCGTCCACGTCTCTCTACACTTCGCCAAAGATTCTCCCCCGGGTCACCCAGATGTCGCTGTGGTCGTCATCTCCACGGTCAACACGTCTGCCCTTGATGTGAAAGACTTGGTGCTTCAAGCAGCTGTTCCAAAG ACCATGCTGGTTAAGCTTCAGCCTGCCTCAGGGACACATCTACCTCCTTACAACCCGCTGCTGCCTCCACCAGCCACCTCCCAGGTCCTCCTGTTGGCCAATCCCCAAAAA CGTAAAGTGCGTCTGCGCTacaaactgacactgacacatgGAGACCAACAGCTTAATGAGACGGGAGAGATCGAGAACTTCCCGGACTGGACTTCTTTGATTGGCCACTGA